The sequence GCTGGTGCGAGACATCGCGAAGCGCATCCGCGCGATGGGGCTCAGGCCGGAGCTGGAGTGCTTCGACGTGGGCATGATTGACGAGGCCCGCTACCTCGCGAAGGAGGGGCTGGTGGAGCTGCCGGCGCACTTCGACTTCGTGCTGGGTGTGCCGGGCACGTTGCAGCCTCGGGCCGAGGTGCTGGACTTGATGATTGCCTCGCTGCCGGAAGGCTCCACCTGGACGGTGGCAGGCGTGGGGCGGCATCAGCTTCCGTACGTGGATGAGGCCGCCAAGCGCGGCGGCAATGCGCGCGTGGGCCTGGAGGACAACATCTACGTGTCCAAGGGCGTGCTCGCGAAAGGCAACTGGGAGCTGGTCGCCGAGGCCGCCAAGCGAGCCCGTGCGAATGGCCGCGAGCTGGCCACGCCCGAGCAGGCGCGCAAGCTGCTGCGGTTGAGCTGAGTTGTTCGGGCGGGGCCCTCATGTGGGCCTCGTCCGTGCACCCCGCCAGCAGTTGCGCCTTGCCCGAGGCGCATGCGCGGCGGGCCTTCTCTCCGGGGCGCCATCTCGTGCAGGGCCGGGCGCTCCTCACGCCCAGGCCCGCGCCACGTGCCCGTCCGGGCGGATGAGCATCCAGCCCACCCCCTGGAGGAGCTCTCCCTCCTGCGCGGGACGCGCGTAGAGGAACTCGGCGCGGGGCCTCCACGACGGCTCCATTCCCGCCACCGTATCGGGGAACATTCGCGTGCTCAGTGTCACCTGGAGCCGCAGCCACCGGCCTCCATGCAAGGCGGAGTAGAGGCGCTGGGTTCCGCCGACGAAGCGCTGCAGCTCCAGGTCGGGCAACCTCCGGCCTGTCCACTCCGGCAGCAGTGAGGCCTCGTTGGTGGACCCGAGGACGTCCAGCGCCGGGTAGCGCACGTCGAGCCCACCCAGGTGCTCCGCGAGCTGCCGATTCACTGCGGGGTGTTTCAGCAGTCCATTCATCAGCTCGCGCAGGGCCAGCGTCTCGGGCGTGAAGCCCATGAGGGCGGCCTGCGCCTCCGTGTTGCGCAGGAGGGCGTGGCCCACGCCGTGGCGCTCCCGGTGGTAGCTGTCCAGCAGCGCGTCCGGCGCGCCTTCCTTCAACACGGCCGCGAGCTTCCAGCCCAGGTTCATCGCGTCCTGCAGGCCCACGTTGAGGCCCTGGCCGCCCGCCGGGAAGTGCATGTGCGCCGCGTCTCCCGCGAGCAGCACGCGTCCGGCCCGGTAGCGCTCCGCGAGCCGCGTCTCGTTCCCGAAGCGCGACAGCCACCGGGGCTCGCGCATGCCGAGGTCTGAGCCGGCGATGCGGGTGATGCTGGCGCGCAGCTCATCGAGCGTGACGGGCTCCTTCAGCGGCGTGCCCTCCCGCTCCGAGTCCGTGACGATGATGCGGTGGATGCCCGGGCCGAGCGGGACGATGACCACGCCGCCTCGCGCATTGGTAAGCGCGAGGAAGGGTGAGGCCGGTGGCGAGCCGAGCGTCACGTCTCCCAGCATGGAGGTCCGGGTGGTGTCCGTTCCAGGAAACGCGATGCCCGCGAGCTGACGGACGATGCTGCGCGCCCCATCCGCGCCCACCACGTACCTCGCGTGGCAGCGGAACGGCCGTCCCTCGGTGGTGCCGGAGAGCTCCACGCTCTCCACGTCCTGCAGCAGCTCTTCCACTGCGTGCCCGCGCCTCAGGTCCACGCCCAGCTCGCGCGCCCGCTCCTCCAGCAGCGCTTCTGTCACCGCCTGCGGGAGGAACAGGGTGAAGCGGTACGTCGTGTCGAGCCCGGAGAAATCCAGCCGCGTGTCGAGCATCCCGAAGTGCCCGGTGGGCAGCGGCCGGCCCTGGCTCAGGAACCGCTCCTCCAGGCCCCGCAGCGCGAGCACCTCCAGGGAGCGCGGATGCATCGTCAGCGCACGTGATTCACGCACCGGCTCCGTGCGTCGCTCGAACACGCGGACCCGGACTCCCGCCAGCGCCAGCTCGCACGCCAGCAGCAATCCCGTCGGTCCACCTCCGACGATTCCCACCTCGACGACTTCGTCCATGACGCGTCTCCCGGAAGGTCAATCTAACGTTGTTAGGGAATAACTAACAATGTTAGGTTGTCAAGCCGGAGTGCCGGGAGGCGCATGCGAATCCAACGAGAGCAGGCGGTCCGCGCGGCGTGGACGCTGGTGGATGAAATCGGCGTGGACGGGATGACGATGCGCGCGCTGGCGCAGGCGCTCGAAATCCAGGCGCCGTCGCTCTACTGGCACTTCCCCAGCAAGCAGGTGCTGCTGGAGACGATGGCGGACGCACTGCTCGAGGACGTGGGCCGCGAGCAGGATGCGGACGCCGGATGGGAAGCGGTGGTGAAGGGCGTGGCCGGTGAGCTGCGGCGCGCATTCATGAGCCACCGCGATGGCGCCCGCGTCTATGCCGGCACCGCCGTGGTGTCGGAGAACACGCTGCGCGTCAGCGACCTCCTCATCGGCGCGCTGGGTCGGGCGGCCCTGAAGCCGCGCGAGGCGAGCTGGGCTGCCTTCTCCGTCCTCGACTACGTGCTCGGCTTCACCATCGAGGAGCAGTCGCTCGGCGCGCAGAAGGCGGAGGGCCCTCCGGTGGCCGAGCGGATTCGGGCGCTCGCCAAGGGGCGCTTCCCCCACGTCGCGGCGGCGGCTGACGCCATCGTCGACCCGGACTTCGACGCGCGCTTCGCCTTCGGGCTGGAGTTGCTGGTGTCCGGACTGCGGAATCGCAAGCCCCGGCGCTGATGCCGCGCCCGGGCGAGTCGGGCATCATGGCGCCCCATTTCCCGCCAGGCGCGGGAGCAGGATGGAGCGTTCCGCATGGACACGGAGCTGAAGGGCAAGGGCGTACTCGTCACGGGCGGCGCGGGCGGAATCGGCTCGGCGCTGACTCGCGCGTTCCACGAGGAGGGCGCGAAGGTGGCGGTGCACTATCACTCCAACGCGAAGGGCGCGGAGGCGCTGGCTCGCGAGGTGGGTGGCGCGGCGGTGCGCGCGGACCTGACGGTGGAGGCGGACGTGGACGCGCTGGTGCCTTCGGCGGTTTCCGCGCTCGGGCGGCTGGACGTGCTGGTGTGCAACGCGGGCGTGTGGCCCAGGCCCGATGAGCCGGTGTGGCAGATGTCGCTGGAGCGCTGGCGCCGCACGTTGGCGGAGAACCTGGACAGCGTGTTCCTCTCCTGCCGCGCCTTCCTGCGGCACGTGGCCACCACGGGCACGGGCAACATCGTCATCATCAGCTCCACGGCGGGGCTGTTCGGCGAGGCGGGGCACTCGGACTACGCGGCGGCGAAGGGCGCGCTCGCGGGCGGCTTCGTGAAGAGCCTCAAGAATGAGCTGGGGCGGATTGCTCCGCTGGGCCGCGTCAACGTGGTGTGCCCCGGGTGGACGGCGGTGGAGCGGCACGGCGACAAGATGAACGACCCGAGCTTCGTGAAGCGGGTGACGCGCACCATGCCGCTGCGCAAGGTGGGGCAGCCCGAGGATGTCGCGCGCGTGGTGGTGTCGCTCGCGTCAGACCGCATCTCCGGCCACGTCACGGGGGAAACCATCACCGTGGCGGGTGGCATGGAAGGACGGGTGTTGCATGACACTTGACGTCGACGTGCGGCAGTTCAACCGAGAGGCGTGGAACCGGCAGGTCGAGAAGGGAGACCGGTGGACCCTGCCGGTGGGCCCGGAAGTCATCGCCGCGGCGAGGCGCGGGGAGTGGAGCGTGGTGCTCACCCCCAACAAGCCCGTGCCCCGCGCCTGGTTCGGAGAGCTGAAGGGCAGGGACGTGCTGTGCCTCGCGGGTGCGGGCGGGCAGCAGGCGCCGGTCTTCGCGGCGGCGGGCGCGAGGGTGACGGTGCTGGACAACTCGCCGGGACAGCTCGGGCAGGACCGCAAGGTGGCCGAGCGCGAGGGCCTGGAGCTCCGGCTGGTGGAGGGCGACATGCGGGACTTGTCCGCCTTCGAGGACGGCAGCTTCGACCTCGTCTTCCACCCGTGCTCCAACTGCTTCGTGGACACCATCCGCCCCGTGTGGCGTGAGGCGTACCGCGTGCTGCGGCCCGGAGGCACGCTGCTGTCCGGCATCTGCAACCCCATCATCTACCTGTTCGACCCGGACAAGGAGAAGGCGGGCGTCCTGCAACTCAAGTACAAGATGCCCTACTCGGACTTCACCAGCCTCACGGCCGAGGAGCGCGCCCAGCGCTATCCGGACGAGCCCCTCGTCTTCGCGCACTCGCTGGAGGACCAGCTCGGTGGGCAGACGGATGCGGGCTTCGCGATGACGGGCTTCTATGAGGACACGCACGTCGCCGGGGACAAGCTGTCCGAGTACCTCTCCGGCTTCATCGCCACGCGCGCGGTGAAGCCCGTGACGCGGTAGGGCGTGGGGTAGGGGAGCGGGCTCCTGCGCACATGCGTGGGCGCCCATTTCCCGGCCCGTTTCAGAGGGGGATTTAACCTTTTGCCGGGCGCGGGGTTCTTCAGGGCATGAGGCGACGGGACAGCGAGTCCCGGCGTCGTCGTGAACCCGAGGAGAATCCCATCATGCGTCTGACGTCTGCCCTGCGGTCCGCTGTCGTTGCTTCGCTGCTGCTCGCCACCCCGGTGCTGGCCGCCGAGTCCACGCCCGCGCAGCCCTCCACGCTCGGCATGGAGCAGGGCCACCACGGTGAGCATCGGGGCCACAAGCACAAGTGGCGTTTCGCCCGCCTGGAGGAGCGGCTGAACCGGGCGGTGGCCGAGGGCCGTCTCTCCCAGACCCAGGCGGACCAGTTCAAGAACGAGGGCCAGCAGCTCCGCGACGAGATGAAGGCCCAGCGCGAGGCAGCCGGCGGCAAGCTCACCGATGAGCAGCGTACGCAGATGCGGGAGAAGATGCGCGCCTTCAAGGAGAAGGTGAAGAGCGCCGTCAAGCCGAAGGACGGCCAGTCCTCGTCCACGCAGAAGCTGTAGTCCCCCGCGCTCCGGGCCTGCGAGAAAGCTCACGCGGGCTCGGAGCGGTAGGGCGCGTGCGAGTAGTACTTGGGCCGCGAGTCGATGCGCAGGTGCAGCCACGGCACCGCGAGCCCGGACGTGCTCACCCAGACGGGAGCGGGCGCGCGAAGCCACGCGGATTCGACCTCGCCGCCCATCGCACGCCACAAACTCCGAGTCTGCATCTCCGAAGCCTCGCGTACGAAGCGAGCGAGGTGGGCGTAGGTCTGGCGGGGGCCCATTTCGCCGGGAACGATGAGCCGCGCATCCCCGCCCAGGTTGCTGAAGCCGTGCACCAGCCCGCGCCCCGGGGACAGCTGCGCCGCGAAGGCCGTGGGGTCCGCGGCCACCTTGCGCAACGCGGGCGCGTCGACCAGCACCATCTCGAAGGGCCGCTCGTGCGTTGTGGCACTGACTGGGACTGTCTCCCAGAAGAACGACTCGAGGGGACTCTCCGCGAGCGTTCGGGTGAAGAGGTCGCAGACCTCGAAGGACTCGATGAGCAGTCGCGTGAGCCGGCGCCAGGACACGGGCGAACCGTCCTGCATGAGCTGATAGCGCGTGGTTCGCGCGTCCAGCGTCTCACTCCGGAACGAGAGGCCCTGGGGTGTCGCCATGCTCCAGACGTAGCACGGCGCCGGCTCGAAGATGCGGCTCAGGCCCCCAGGCGCCCGGCCCAGGTGAAGTACGCACCGCGCGGGTCCTCGAACGGGTCGCGGAAGAGCGCCTGCACCTCCACCTTCGCCACGCGGCCCGCGTCGAAGGCCTGGTAGAGCCTGTCGCCCAGCAGGTAGCCCAGCGCGTGGCTGACGCCGTGGAAGAGGCGGTCCTTGCGCAAGGGGAGCAGCTTCACCGCCTCCTCGGGGCCCTCCGTCTCCGCGGCCTTGTGGGCCAGCACGAAGGCCGCAATCTGCCGGTCCACGCCCCGCGTTTCACCGAAGCGCTTCGCCCACTCGGCGAGCCCGGGGCACGTGCGCCGCGGATTGACGAGCTTCGAGCCGAAGAAGCCCAGCGCCTCTTCCATGCACCGCGCGTAGAAGGCCTCGGACGCGCGGCGTGGCGCCTCCATGGCGTCTCCCACCGCGCAGTGCCGGACGAAGTGCGCCGCCTCCTCCGCCGCATGATTCAGCGACATGGACGCGAGGTACGCCGTGCGCGCGCGGGGGATGTAGCCACTCTCGCGCGAGAGGATGTGCCGCCGCAGTTGCGCCAGCTCCGAGTGCGTGAAGCGTCCGCGCCGCTGGATGCGCGCCAGCACGTCACCGTCCGCCGCCGTCGCCACGTCCACCGAGTCCAGCGCCCTCACCACGGGCACGCCGGCCAGCCGGCCAATCAGCTCGGACATCTCCCGGAAGCGCTCCGCCGCGCTGCGGTCCACCAGCGGCGCGTCACCGGCCTCCGCCTCCAGGTAGTCCAGGAAGCTCTGCTGACACACGACGGGAGAGGCATTCAGCAGGCACAGCGCACCGTCCGCCAGTTCCACCGCCTCCGCCGCGCCCACGTGTCCCTCGCGCGCCAGCCGCCACCAGATGCCTTCCGCGTTCTGGTACACGACGAGGCCGCGACGCACGTCCGAGCCGAGCGCACGCTCCACCTGCGCGGGCAGGTGGCACGGCGCCACGTGGTACTGGCCCACCAGCACCATGACGAGCGGCCGGTCCTCCGCGCGCGCCACGCGGGCGATGCGCTCTGCGGCGTACGCGTCACGCAGCGCGAGCGAGCGCTCTCCCTGCGCGCGCCGGTCGATGCCCACCACCTCCAGCTTGTGCCGCCGCGCGAAGGCGAGCACCGCGCGCGTGCCCATGGCGGAGCCGAAGCCGTTGCCACTCGCGGCGAGCCCCAGCCGCTCGAAGAGGGCGCGCTCCTGCAGGCGGCCCGTGCGCCACGCGTCCAGCGAGGCCTGGTGCCGGCCCTCCACGCACTCGAGCGCGAGGACGACGCGGCGGCCCGAGGCGAGCGCGCGCTCCACCAGCGTCAGGTACGTCTGCTGCGCGAGCGGCAGCGTGTGGTAGTCGCCCACGTAGACCACGTCCGCGGCCTGCACCTGCTGGTGCACGGCGGGCAGCGTGACGATGCGCCGGTAGCCGGCGGTGCGCCGCCGGTAGCGCGCCTCGTAGGCGCGGAAGGCGTCAGTCTGACCGTCCACCACCCGGGCGAGCTGCGCCCTCTGGCGGCGGAACAGTGCGAGGTGCAAGGCCAGCGAGTCGCGCATGGAGTGCGCTGATCCCTCGCACGGCACAGGAGGCCCGGCAAAAAAACGGCCCCACGTGGGAGCCGCGCGGCGCGTAGGCCGACGCGCTGGAGCCGCGCGGCGCGTGGGCCGACGCGGTACACCCGCGCGGCCCGCCGGCAGTGCATGCCGGTGGGCCGGGAGCGGGCCCGGTTGTCGCGACTACTTGGACTCGTCCGAAGGCGAGGCCGCGGCTGCGGCCACCACGGGCGCCGCCGTCGAGGAGGGCACTGCGGAGGCCACAGGGGCCGGCGCGGGGCGGGGAGGCGGGCTCAGCACGTCATTCACGGAAGGCATCTTCCGGATGTCGCCGCGAGCCACCTTCCACGCTTGCTGGACAATCCAGGACAGCGAGCGGTCCTGCCGCGTCGCCTCGCGCTGGATCTCCTCCAGCATGTCCTCGGGAAAGTAGAGACTCTGCTTGCGATGGTCGGTCGTTGCCATGCCCTCGCTACTCCTCCCGCGGGTCCTGGCGCTCATCGCCAGTCACGTCGTTGACGGCCGGGAACGACTTGATGCGCTCACGGGCGATCTTCCACGCCTGCTGAACGACCCACGACAGGGAGCGGTCCTGGCGGGTCGCTTCCTCCTGGATCTCCTTCAGCATCTCCTCGGGGAAGTACAGCGACTGCTTGCGCTTGTCAGTGCCTGCCATACCTGGGTCTCCGGGGCGGATTCGAGGTGACGACCTGAACACACCGGGGTCGTTCTCCTACAGACTCCCAAGAGGGTCAACGGTTTCGGAGGGCTCATTCCGCGGCCGCACGCTCATTGCCCGGGCACGTGCAGTCGCACGTGACGTGTGCAGCGTGGCGCGAAAAAGGAAACGCCCCGGACCTCACGAGAGGAAGTCCGGGGCGCTTCGGAAAGAGGGACCGCCGGGAGTGAGTCTCCTGGCGGACCCGTGGGCCCAGAGGGGGAGGGGGGGGACCCCTAGGCCCAACACCTTGAAATTCGACCGTCCTCTCAACATCCCCAGCAGAAGCGCCTATTTCCGCTTCCGCGACCACGCCCATCCGGTGTGACGATCATAAGAACCGACCCCCCTACCTTCAACCGCACGCGCCTCTGTAACCCAGTCACCCGACAATCCATTCCGCCCCTGTCAGATGCCTCGCACTCGCTCCCAACCCCCGCCGTTGACGAAGACGCTGGAGACGGCCTACAGGCGCCTCGGCCTCGAGGGCCGCTCGGTGCTGCTCGCCGTCTCGGGAGGCGCGGACTCCACGGCGCTGCTGGTGGGCACCGCGCGCCTCGCCCGCACGCTGCGGCTGCGCGTGGAAGTGGCGACACTGGACCATGGCCTGAGACCCGAGTCGCAGGCGGAGGTGCGGGCGGTCGCCCGGCTGGCCGCCGAGCAGGGCCTGCCCTGTCACGTGCGCGAGCTGCACCTGCGCCCGGGCCCGGCCCTGGAGGCGAGGGCGCGCGAGGCCCGCTACGCGATGCTGGAGGCGCTGCGCCGCGAGCGGGGGCTGGAGGCCGTGGCCACCGCTCACACGGCGAGCGACCAGGCGGAGACGCTGCTGATGCGGCTGGCGCGCGGCAGCTCGCTGCGCGGCGCGGGCGGCATCCAGGCCTCGCGCGCGGGGCTCGTCCGTCCGCTCCTGGAGCACACGCGCGGGGACGTGCTCGCCTTCCTGGAGGCGGAAGGTGTCGCCTTCTGGACAGACCCGATGAACGCGGACCCCTCCTTCTTCCGCACACGCATCCGCCAGGACGCGCTGCCGGCCCTGTCTCGCGCGGCGGGCTACGGCGTGGAGGCGCGGCTGGCGGCCTTCGCGCGGCATGCGGCGGAGGACGACGCGCTCCTGTCGCGCATGGCGGACGAGGCGTGGCAGCGGCTCCTGCTGAAGGACGGCGCCCTGGACGCGACGGGCGTGCGCGCGCTGGAGGCGCCGCTGCGAAGGCGCGTGCTCGCCCGGCTGCTGGACGAGGCGGGCGTGCCGGCGGAGGACGCCACGCTGTCGCGCGCGCTCTTCGCGGTGGAGCACGGCGGCACGGCCTCGCTGGGACGGCGGCTCGTGCTGCGCGCGTCGAGCGGGCGCGTGCGCTGCGTGGGCCCGACGCCCGCGCGCATCACCGCCGTGCTGCACCTGGAAGGCGGGGGCGCGCGCGGCGCATTGGAAGGCACCGGCTGGGGCTTCTGCGTGGAGCCGGCGCCGCCGCCCTCGGGCGTATGGAGCCTGGCGCTCGCGAAAGGGACGCGCTGGCCGCTCACCGTACGGACGCGCCAACCGGGCGACCGGGTCCGCACCCCGGCGGGACAACGGAAGCTTCAAGACCTGTTGGTTGACTTTCGGGTGCCCGCGGAGGTTCGCGGCGCGTGGCCGGTGGTGGTGGACGCCGGGGGAGAGGTGCTGTGGCTCCCCGGGCTGTGGGCACCCGCGCCCCCAGGCAGTCCCTCCGGACTGTCCCTGTGGGCGACGCCTCCGGGTCCGAGCATTCAGCGGACCCCTCCGTTATGCAGTGGAAGCAGTAAAGAGAGCGGGGATGGCCGCGGCCCCCTAAATAGTTGAGGGCTTTTTGCTGTTGCTGATACGGTCCGACGTTGGGTTGCTCGCCTGGTGTCGGCCAAATGATGGAAAAAGCTGGGGTATTTCCCAGCACGGCCCTCATCCCGCCGAGTACCGAAAGGGCAGCTGACACGTGCGTTCGACCTACAAGACCATCGGGCTCTGGGTCATCCTGATCGTCCTCTTCGTGGCCTTCTACAACTTCTTCTCCCAGGGCAGTGACCAGGTCCAGGAGCCATCCTTCACGACGCTGCTGTCGAAGGTGGAGGAGAAGAAGGTCAAGGAAGTTGCCGTCAAGGGCAACACCTATTCCGGCAAGTTCACCGACACGAACGAGAAGTTCCGTACGACGGGCCCGGCGCCGGACTCGGCCATGCTCAACCAGCTCCGCGCCAGCGGCGTGGACGTGAAGTACGAGCGTGAGGAGCAGAACAGCCTCTGGCTCACCATCCTCGGCCAGTGGATGCCCGTCGTCTTCCTGTTCCTCTTCTTCATCTTCTTCATGCGCCAGCTCCAGGGCGGCAGCGGGAAGGCGATGACCTTCGGCAAGTCGAAGGCGAAGCTCCTCAGCGAGAGCCACAACAAGGTCACCTTTGCTGACGTGGCCGGCGTGGACGAGTGCAAGGAGGAGCTGGAGGAGATTGTCGCCTTCCTCAAGGACCCGAAGAAGT comes from Pyxidicoccus parkwaysis and encodes:
- a CDS encoding 3-keto-5-aminohexanoate cleavage protein, which encodes MSTPMVITAAMVGAETTREQNPNLPITAEEIAEDAARCREAGAAMVHLHVRTADGKPSQDAELFRAAIRAIRKRTDVLIQTSTGGAVGMTVDQRCGPLTLTGPDKPDMATLTTGTVNFGEDVFWNPRPLVRDIAKRIRAMGLRPELECFDVGMIDEARYLAKEGLVELPAHFDFVLGVPGTLQPRAEVLDLMIASLPEGSTWTVAGVGRHQLPYVDEAAKRGGNARVGLEDNIYVSKGVLAKGNWELVAEAAKRARANGRELATPEQARKLLRLS
- a CDS encoding FAD-dependent monooxygenase, which codes for MDEVVEVGIVGGGPTGLLLACELALAGVRVRVFERRTEPVRESRALTMHPRSLEVLALRGLEERFLSQGRPLPTGHFGMLDTRLDFSGLDTTYRFTLFLPQAVTEALLEERARELGVDLRRGHAVEELLQDVESVELSGTTEGRPFRCHARYVVGADGARSIVRQLAGIAFPGTDTTRTSMLGDVTLGSPPASPFLALTNARGGVVIVPLGPGIHRIIVTDSEREGTPLKEPVTLDELRASITRIAGSDLGMREPRWLSRFGNETRLAERYRAGRVLLAGDAAHMHFPAGGQGLNVGLQDAMNLGWKLAAVLKEGAPDALLDSYHRERHGVGHALLRNTEAQAALMGFTPETLALRELMNGLLKHPAVNRQLAEHLGGLDVRYPALDVLGSTNEASLLPEWTGRRLPDLELQRFVGGTQRLYSALHGGRWLRLQVTLSTRMFPDTVAGMEPSWRPRAEFLYARPAQEGELLQGVGWMLIRPDGHVARAWA
- a CDS encoding TetR/AcrR family transcriptional regulator C-terminal domain-containing protein, producing the protein MRIQREQAVRAAWTLVDEIGVDGMTMRALAQALEIQAPSLYWHFPSKQVLLETMADALLEDVGREQDADAGWEAVVKGVAGELRRAFMSHRDGARVYAGTAVVSENTLRVSDLLIGALGRAALKPREASWAAFSVLDYVLGFTIEEQSLGAQKAEGPPVAERIRALAKGRFPHVAAAADAIVDPDFDARFAFGLELLVSGLRNRKPRR
- a CDS encoding SDR family NAD(P)-dependent oxidoreductase, producing the protein MDTELKGKGVLVTGGAGGIGSALTRAFHEEGAKVAVHYHSNAKGAEALAREVGGAAVRADLTVEADVDALVPSAVSALGRLDVLVCNAGVWPRPDEPVWQMSLERWRRTLAENLDSVFLSCRAFLRHVATTGTGNIVIISSTAGLFGEAGHSDYAAAKGALAGGFVKSLKNELGRIAPLGRVNVVCPGWTAVERHGDKMNDPSFVKRVTRTMPLRKVGQPEDVARVVVSLASDRISGHVTGETITVAGGMEGRVLHDT
- a CDS encoding class I SAM-dependent methyltransferase, whose protein sequence is MTLDVDVRQFNREAWNRQVEKGDRWTLPVGPEVIAAARRGEWSVVLTPNKPVPRAWFGELKGRDVLCLAGAGGQQAPVFAAAGARVTVLDNSPGQLGQDRKVAEREGLELRLVEGDMRDLSAFEDGSFDLVFHPCSNCFVDTIRPVWREAYRVLRPGGTLLSGICNPIIYLFDPDKEKAGVLQLKYKMPYSDFTSLTAEERAQRYPDEPLVFAHSLEDQLGGQTDAGFAMTGFYEDTHVAGDKLSEYLSGFIATRAVKPVTR
- a CDS encoding DUF6940 family protein: MATPQGLSFRSETLDARTTRYQLMQDGSPVSWRRLTRLLIESFEVCDLFTRTLAESPLESFFWETVPVSATTHERPFEMVLVDAPALRKVAADPTAFAAQLSPGRGLVHGFSNLGGDARLIVPGEMGPRQTYAHLARFVREASEMQTRSLWRAMGGEVESAWLRAPAPVWVSTSGLAVPWLHLRIDSRPKYYSHAPYRSEPA
- a CDS encoding ChaN family lipoprotein; the encoded protein is MRDSLALHLALFRRQRAQLARVVDGQTDAFRAYEARYRRRTAGYRRIVTLPAVHQQVQAADVVYVGDYHTLPLAQQTYLTLVERALASGRRVVLALECVEGRHQASLDAWRTGRLQERALFERLGLAASGNGFGSAMGTRAVLAFARRHKLEVVGIDRRAQGERSLALRDAYAAERIARVARAEDRPLVMVLVGQYHVAPCHLPAQVERALGSDVRRGLVVYQNAEGIWWRLAREGHVGAAEAVELADGALCLLNASPVVCQQSFLDYLEAEAGDAPLVDRSAAERFREMSELIGRLAGVPVVRALDSVDVATAADGDVLARIQRRGRFTHSELAQLRRHILSRESGYIPRARTAYLASMSLNHAAEEAAHFVRHCAVGDAMEAPRRASEAFYARCMEEALGFFGSKLVNPRRTCPGLAEWAKRFGETRGVDRQIAAFVLAHKAAETEGPEEAVKLLPLRKDRLFHGVSHALGYLLGDRLYQAFDAGRVAKVEVQALFRDPFEDPRGAYFTWAGRLGA
- a CDS encoding TIGR04563 family protein, with the translated sequence MATTDHRKQSLYFPEDMLEEIQREATRQDRSLSWIVQQAWKVARGDIRKMPSVNDVLSPPPRPAPAPVASAVPSSTAAPVVAAAAASPSDESK
- a CDS encoding TIGR04563 family protein; this translates as MAGTDKRKQSLYFPEEMLKEIQEEATRQDRSLSWVVQQAWKIARERIKSFPAVNDVTGDERQDPREE
- the tilS gene encoding tRNA lysidine(34) synthetase TilS, which encodes MPRTRSQPPPLTKTLETAYRRLGLEGRSVLLAVSGGADSTALLVGTARLARTLRLRVEVATLDHGLRPESQAEVRAVARLAAEQGLPCHVRELHLRPGPALEARAREARYAMLEALRRERGLEAVATAHTASDQAETLLMRLARGSSLRGAGGIQASRAGLVRPLLEHTRGDVLAFLEAEGVAFWTDPMNADPSFFRTRIRQDALPALSRAAGYGVEARLAAFARHAAEDDALLSRMADEAWQRLLLKDGALDATGVRALEAPLRRRVLARLLDEAGVPAEDATLSRALFAVEHGGTASLGRRLVLRASSGRVRCVGPTPARITAVLHLEGGGARGALEGTGWGFCVEPAPPPSGVWSLALAKGTRWPLTVRTRQPGDRVRTPAGQRKLQDLLVDFRVPAEVRGAWPVVVDAGGEVLWLPGLWAPAPPGSPSGLSLWATPPGPSIQRTPPLCSGSSKESGDGRGPLNS